AGGGACCAGATTAGTTTCTCAACCGTCAGGGACAAAATTTTGTCGAGGGTagattttcattttaacatGTTCTTGGATTGTGAGAGACGCAACTTTGTTGTTCAGGTAACtattaaaattgtttcaatATCTGACTGAAACTTTCTATTGCATTGATTTCCAGAAGGTACATGCTGATTCTGAACAGACAAAACATTTAGTAGTGCAATAAAGATGAGCACATGCATGTGCATGATtctgaaaataaagatttgcaCATGCATGTGTGCACTCTTTAGTAAGCAACTAATGTGATAACATTTTCCATATTGATGATTACCCTTTTATATTTTCAGAGATAAACCCCCTCTTTccgtttcattatttttctctgTTTCTCTAAATGTTTTCACACTTAGATATGAACTTACCCTTATTTCACTATTTAAGtacttgaattattttttacattgctTGGGGAGGATATGACCTATTCCATCATTAGTTTTATGATAATAGCATTTGCTTTAGTTCACAAAATTTGTGTTATGAAAAGTGTACTACAACCACCTTGGCTGGGAATTTGCTGAAAACCTTGTCTCAAGGGTTATTGTTTCTTACTTATTCtgaatgttatattttttatctgaaCTTCCTTCATTGGCAATGGAATTTCATGGtcacttttctctcttgtttacCTTATTATACTCTATTTTTGGGTGCTTACAGAAATACCACAGGGATCTATTGCTGCGCCTGGCTCCACCAGCTTCACCTCCTCCAccatctcctcctcctcctcctccattgCCTGTGCTTGAAACATCACCTGAAAAGGGTGCAAACTCTCCCATTAGAAGAGGCCCTGGAAGGCGTGGAAGAGATCGAAGAGCTGGTTCACGGCACCACCGCAAAGTTGTTGCTGGAAGCAGAGAGATGGAACCAAGTTAACAGTTTTGTTTGGGCGAGATTATATTATTAGTAGTTTTGTTTAAAATTCCACCTACGGAAATCATTCGTTGCAGAGCTGGAGGGAAAATGTGCAAGATGAGTGTTGTATTGTTTCCACATATAGACGCTCTCATTCTTTTGACTATCCGCAATTGtccatttttgttaaattttttgctGTATATATGGtaatattttcaataattataCGTAGCAACTCATTTTGCCATTCCGCAATATTACAGAAAAAAGTGTACTTCCTCTGTTATACTATACTCCAAAGATATATTCAAGACGGGTTAGTCTCCATTAGGAGAGTGAAAAATACAAGTTGTATGTAGGACCCACCTGAATTATTTTTGGTGTATAATGGTCGAGTTTGAACTTAAGATCTTGTGGGTATTATCTCAAACCTCTATCACTAAGTCGACTGTAATAGTTATCACCTGATTCTATTTAGTGGAGAGGATCTCTACTCATTCAAGACTTGTTCATTTCTATTAATAGAAGTAACTTTTTTACATTAATAGATTTCTTGACATATTAATGGCTAATAACTGGTGTAGAAGTCTCTCTTTCACTAAATTAATGGTTTATTAAGAAATTCTAAAATTATAGAAGGCCTGTTCACTTTActccatgaaaataaaagaaacaagaatCCCATAACAAAATCACATTGTTCTAACATACATGTCAACATTTTATCACTCCTTTAACATGTCAAGAATGAAAATAGTTGAAGTTCTATAATTTCAAAagaataatgttttattttacaaatctcATGGAGTAAAGTGAACGAGCCCTACCTTTAacattcttcttcctcttcttttttctccatGCAGCCTATCATTCCCTCCTTATGAGATCACCCATCGCCGTCTCTCCTTTCTTTTCCTCTTAAACATCTTTTCCTGCGAAATATAAATTCTGATAGTAGATGAGATCATGTGAAAAACTATGTTCAACACTAAAACTTGCACTTCAATTCTTAATATCAAACATTgttacataaataattacataacaaatctgtctttttttattgcataaaaaaggaatataaatttaacaaaaacatACATTTCACACTTTCTTCCATCTAATAAATCaccaatttcttttatttaaataataaaagaaaaaaatattttttttctcttaattgtatcttcaattcattttttccGAACATTTTCTCTAGTCGTATTTCCTATAACTTACAAGTGAGTAACCACTGAGGGTGTGTTTATTTTACCGTTTCAATCTATTATTAGCATGTACTTTGATGCACTTTTTTTAGAATCGTAACCGTAGGTTTGAAGCTTATTGAACGGAAAAATAAATACTACACACTAACACTTAGGTTATGTTGGTCTCAGAGGAAAGAAATGTGGTGAAAGTGATTGCACCAATGGAAACGAACGAAAGAAATCGTTTTAGTAGAAAGTTATATAGAAATTTGTATAAAATCCGTGGGATCCATGCTTTTAGATTTCTGCACTAAACTGAGAAGAAATGCgaagaaagaataaaataaaaacgttAAAATGTTTCCAAAACTAACCCTCTAAGCTAGGAGCACTTTTTTAATTCATCAGGCATggaacaaaatcaaatatagcGCGGACAAATTCAAATATGGGAATATGCCTAgcataatataaaattgaatatgCCTATGCctagtaaaatttaatttccatACAGCATCCAATTTGATGGCAGTAAAAatcgattatatatatatatatatatatatatatatatatatatataaaatctaatattagttaatgtaataaaaaatatttattttaaaaaaagcaaaatcattttaaaaataatattaaaacagaaaaaacataaatataattaaaatttcaaaaatactttacttataaatttgattatccagtaattcaatttatgaatttttttttctattttgtaaaattgtagAATGTTGATCAACATCCAATTGTGATATAAGGAATCAATAttgcatttttataaaataagaagaccataaattaaattattagaagattaaatttaaaatttaaaataaattaaaagatgagaaGTATAATTTTACCTTGATTTTATTATCTACCAAGTCGTGAGTTTCTTTCCTCTCATCAGATCTCTCCCTTTCATTTCTAtcccaaattttcattttccactctctttgatatctttttcttttctatcatCACAACAAACGAACAGTGTTACCATCCAGAAAACACAATACGACGTCGATAAGAAAAACGAACCCTATCATCGCCATTGGAATTTGGAAGCTACGAAGTAGGAACGATGACAGCGCTGGTGAGAAGTGGAGTGATGAAGCTCACTCTCCAATTCCAAACCCCTTCTCCTTCtctgtctctcttctcttcttctctctccaTTACCAAAACACCATCACCACCCTCTTTCTTCTCCTTCCGCCACCCTCTTTCCCATTCGAGCAACGCCTCCAAAACCCCCACCACCAAccctcttccttcttcttcctttgaatCCCAGCTATTCATCCCTCCGGGCATTGAACCCGACGAGGTCGATGACTCCACGGTCCTTCCCAGCTCCAACATCGCCGTCGGACCCTACGCCGGCGATTCCCGAATCAAGGACGTCCAGTTCGTCAAGAGCAGCGCCCGCGCCAGGGATTGCCCCAAAGACGACCTACCCGAATTCGCCGTTCTCGGTCGCTCCAACGTGGGCAAATCCTCCCTCATCAATTCCCTCGTCCGCAAGAAAGAGATTGCTCTCACTTCCAAGAAACCAGGTTAGTCAGTTAGGTTAAGCTTCTTTTAGGAGATATAAGGTTCGTCTAGTGTTGAAGAGAGGTCGCCAACAGTCTATAACCAACGGTCTAAGATGTAATAATGTTGTGCTGATTTTTGGTAATGGTGGTTGCAGGGAAGACGCAGCTCATCAATCACTTCTTGGTCAACAAAAGCTGGTACCTTGTTGACTTGCCTGGTTACGGGTCAGTctctatttcttaatttttttctgcTTCATGTCTTCTTGTTCCTATGCTTCTTTATTATATAtcaaaaagattttaaatttataaaagtaataaGTAGTTATATTCACAAATTAAAATGCTCTTGCTGCATTTGTTTGGCTGATCGTTTTGCACAATTGGTTTTGGTTAATGGAGAGTTTAAAGTTaatgttttcaagtttttatcATATAAGCAGAATTGTAGTATGAGATTTTCAAGTCGACGTAAGAGTTACATTTTTCACTTTTTGTCAAACGTGCTTTCTGTAGTAAAGTTAAGTGCATCTTTGGATTCACATTTTTAAAATCAAGTTGAAATACCAGTTAACATGACTTTAGGTACAAAATATCCTAAATTGAGGAATTGATTTTGACTTAAAATAACTTTAAGCAGTTTTTGCATTGGGTTCAAAATCTTATAGTTTATGTATAGTTTTACCACTAACTTgcttaataataaaaacattcaaacataGGTCACTTTACTTCAAAACCAATTTTGCGAACGTTCACCCACCCACACTAATTTTAGTGAGATGCAACCAAACATTATGTTTCGTTGCAGAATCTCAGTGTTTGAATGTCTCAAACGCAAATACAAACATAGCATTAGTGAGAACAGCATTGGggggaaataaaaaatatgacgtAATACATACTACAtggaaatgtaatttttattaaatctcaaaattatatgGATAGATTCATATTGAGAGAGGTCTTCCGATTCCCTATTTGCTTAATAAAGCTGGTTGATGCAGGCCATAGATACCCTCTTTGGTTTTCAAGTTTCTCGAGTTGTTTAATAATAGtagcaattaatttttttaaatgcttaGTAGCTGTGTTGTATGTTTACTTGTATCTCCCCATTGTCGGGTTTCATATATGTTTTCTTGAATGATTTTCTTCCCTGTATTTCCACCTCCTTCCTGGATTGGAGAGGATTTGGGATTAGTGGTTGGTGGTGATACTGTTAAGTGTTTTATCTACTCGTGAAATACTGTTTTTTATGCAGCTTTGCTaaagcacctgaagcagcaaaAACGGATTGGTCCTCATTCACAAAAGGGTACTTTTTGAACAGAAGTACTCTGGTTGCTGTCTTGCTTCTCATTGATGCAAGTGTTCCACCCCAAAAAGTTGACTTGGATTGTGCAAATTGGCTTGGACGCAATAATGTATGATGTTTTATACATATATAGTCCCTAAAGTAATGTTGTCAAGGTACTGAAACAGGTCTAAATCCTGTAAAAACTTTTGTGAATTGCAGATACCAAtcacttttgttttcacaaaATGTGACAAAATGAAGGTGGCAAAAGGGAAACGGCCCGATGAGAACATAAGGGATTTTCAAGAGTTAATCAGACAAAACTACAAGCAACATCCTCCATGGATTATGACCAGCAGTGTCACTGGAATGGGTAGAGATGAGCTTCTCTTGCATATGTCTCAGCTAAGAAA
The nucleotide sequence above comes from Glycine soja cultivar W05 chromosome 11, ASM419377v2, whole genome shotgun sequence. Encoded proteins:
- the LOC114377489 gene encoding GTP-binding protein At2g22870-like, with the protein product MTALVRSGVMKLTLQFQTPSPSLSLFSSSLSITKTPSPPSFFSFRHPLSHSSNASKTPTTNPLPSSSFESQLFIPPGIEPDEVDDSTVLPSSNIAVGPYAGDSRIKDVQFVKSSARARDCPKDDLPEFAVLGRSNVGKSSLINSLVRKKEIALTSKKPGKTQLINHFLVNKSWYLVDLPGYGFAKAPEAAKTDWSSFTKGYFLNRSTLVAVLLLIDASVPPQKVDLDCANWLGRNNIPITFVFTKCDKMKVAKGKRPDENIRDFQELIRQNYKQHPPWIMTSSVTGMGRDELLLHMSQLRNYWDQ